The nucleotide sequence CAAAATTGTGAATACTATACTCACAACTGAAATTAACAGAGAAAGTAGTGGAAATTAGGTTTAATTTCTCCATAAGATGAGCTTAACAGCAAATATTGAGCAACTGAACATGAAGATATAGCGATTTGGTTGATTGATTTCAACTGTTAGTAAATTAGGGTTTCCAAAATAACAAATTCCCAAACCTGATGGCAAAAAAAGCCACTAAAAACACAAATTCAGCCCTAATTCACGATCTTAGTCATtcaaaacactcaaaaccaaTCGTTAAAGAGATGAATGATTTGGAGTTACAGATTAAAAATAGGAAAAAATAAGAAACGTAAACTTACCGAGATTGCAAATTATGTGAGTAGAAGATTGTAAACAATCAAGATCACGATATCAAGTGACATAATTCCTACATCTCCCAACATAAATATAAACCTAAATGTCGATCAATATGTCAATGTTATCCAAGAATGCATATGCCTCGAAATCAATAGAGAACTCATTTTAAAGATCAAATCCAAATCGCTCCCGCTTAGATATTAGAGTTAACGGCCCAGAAAAAAGGAAAACGATAGAAAACCATACCTGTTCATATTTACAATTGATGCTCTTTCTAAAACATATGGCCTATGATCCATCAAAGTAACCCTTGTATAAATGACACAACGAAAGCGTAAAGAGTAAATCAAACTAAGTTTAAAGATTAAAACCTTAATGTACCTTTGGAGAAATAAAGAACAAATCAAAGGGCTGGCTGATGTCTTCTGCTTCACCAGGGATTATACCATGATATTAGCCCTGTGATTCATCTTATACCATGAGTACAGCCGCATCAAATTCGACCTCAAAGAAAGGGTTTTTGAATCATAACAGAAAACCGACAACACGAATCATAACAGAAATATAACTAAAAAAATACATCTTAAGATAGAAACTACTAACCTTCAGAATCAACCAGGTGAGcgatgattagggtttttgaattGAAGTTCTGCAGTTGAACACGAACATACCCGTCTTCAATCAACCTTTTAATTGAAGTTCTGCAATTGAGCCTGAAGGCAGATCCTGAAAACGATTTGTTGTTCAATTTTACATTAAAGCTTAAAGATTAGAAGAAAACATAACTTTTGCTGGTTGCTTTAGACTGACATCTAGGTTGTAATGGAACAAAGAGGGATACAACGATGGAACGGGCAGAGATGTACGAAATTGAAATTAGAGTTTAAGGAATGATTGAAGAGAGAGGACGTATTATGACAGCGTGTTTGAGAAGCCACGTGAATCAAGGAAAATAAGAGAAAGAGTTTGGCGCCCAAGAGGAATTCTCTAGCTTAAGAGGGTGTCCACATCATCAAAATGATTGGCTAAGATTAAACCTTATGGCTTAAGAGAATtcatttagtataatagatagattgTTAGTAGACTGCCAAATAACATGTTAAATGGTCTCCATTTTATCGGACCCAAGAAACAAGCCACTAGATTATCAATTATAGAATACTACACTATTTTCAAACACAGGGAGCGTTTCCTACTTCTTTGCGGTTTCCTGAATATTTAGCAACCTAGTTTGGATCATTATATAAATGTAGAGGTGTTTACGGTTCAGTTCAGATCCACCTTTATTTGACGAATACTCCTAGTTGATCCTTTAACTATAGTTTCAGAGAATATTAAATTGAACTGGCAACCGGCCAGGCAAAGTGGATCGGTTGGTTTATCGATTTAGTGGTTTCACAGTTCGGTTTTAAGTTTTAACAGTTTGAATTGAATTAGTATTTCTTTTTTCAAAATCCTTAGTTTctattaaaattttgaaattgatAAAATGCTTCGTGATTGTAATACACATAGTTACATAACtacatttttcaaaaaaatatatacacacaaataATAATTGAAAAAGGTCAACATGTCGGTTGGGTTTTACGTACAATATAAAGAAATTTTACAAACTTGTATATTTATAAACCAAACGGAAAACATCAGAATCCTTTCTCTGCTACACTTTAACAAAATTGTTCTAAGCAACATGCTTTGATCCGACAACCGTTTTAAGATCCGACTAACGATATTTATGTAAAGTGCGCATAAGTAAAGTGCGCATAAATATAGAGGTTTGAAATTTCATATGTGTTCGTTTGAAAAAGAAAGGATTTTAGAGCATTTTACAATGATATAATATTGTGATATTGTGTTTGTGGCGTTTATTAATTACCATTTTAAGATAacattacctatatattaaaatcagaatgaaatgaatagtaacatcataTCGGGTAACAGTATCGGTATCAAATTTATAAAACCGGTGTGTTTTCGGTACCGGTTTggcaccggtattcaccggtttttaccctcaaataccggtgcggtaccagtaccgaaccgtaccgtaccaggtatattcagtaccggtacccacttttggggatttcggtaacggtattttcggtaccgagctcatcaaatcatgTAGCAACGcaacaatgcaagtaattgcaccatttatattacttttcatacacacactaagtaaactgtattttgtttgaatgaggttttatatacacaacaattacctatatattaaaatcagaatgaaatgaatagtaacatcataTCGGGTAACAGTATCGGTATCAAATTTATAAAACCGGTGTGTTTTCGGTACCGGTTTggcaccggtattcaccggtttttaccctcaaataccggtgcggtaccagtaccgaaccgtaccgtaccaggtatattcagtaccggtacccacttttggggatttcggtaacggtattttcggtaccgagctcatcaaatcatgTAGCAACGcaacaatgcaagtaattgcaccatttatattacttttcatacacacactaagtaaactgtattttgtttgaatgaggttttatatacacaacaacttattttagTTTCTTTTTTGACTTTTTCTGTAATTAATGAATTGttgcatgtaaaattaacttggatatttagaatattgatgagcaaatcgtattaAATCATGTAATTAAACCgatatcgtatcggtaccaaatttactataccaaatcattttcggtaccaatttggtacccaccttttggcgttttcagaatcgttactttcgattcgacaccggtctagcaccatacctgtatttattgatttttacctttaaataccataccgtattgtaccgagcattttcggtgccggtacctaatttcgatgattttccggatccgTACTTTCGGTGTCGTTACCGGTActgagctcatccatattttaacgtgttagcaccgtaataactgaactaaaaacaaccgaatttccaacgtgtaggacgtgtgggtcctattattatatattaggttattgaAAATCGCttttttaggacggagtgactatccttaccacgtcattttttttatgttttgatattcggtatctgtttgctGTTGCTGACACACCTTTTGTAGTCATTcggtccccgccgcaacgcgctgTCAAAAAATCAACTCACTGGCCTTTGAACAAGTTCTTTTCATAAACAAGCCTTTATGATGTATGATTACTAAATAGGCCCCCCTAAAAGATTTATTGATAGTGGCCCACAAATAACCAACTCACTAGTCCATAAACACAACAAAGTCAAGGTCAAGTATGAGGAGCTAAACGTTTTACAGATGTCATTGAATGTTTTATACCCCAATTCAAACATTTTATTCATAAATGTatcattatttaattatttaactaAAAGATATAGCCAATTTTCTTTCAACTTAAATACATTGTACTATCGTTTAACTAAAATATATAGCCAATTTTCTTTCAACTTAAATACATTGTACTGTCATGATCGATCAAGTTGCTTGGTGCTTACGTCTTATGTGATGGATAAGTTTGAGGCATGTAATTGATAAGAACCTTTTGGTTTTACTCAAATGATACTGCCAAATTACAAATTAGTACTCTTGATTGTGACTTTTTAattcttttactgtttttaatATGATCTTGTTTTCTTCTAAAACTTCTAACATATAATATTTTATAACTAGATTTTATCCTCGCCGCGTTGCGGCTCGGGTCTTACAAATGAAAAGTTTCATATAAAGTCGAAGCCTGTTTGTAACATTCCGCCTAGTACGATCAAGGTTGAATGGTTTCGTCCTACGTTTTTCTCAACTCATGGGTCTTACTTTTAAAGGCACACTTGGGGAGCAATACACGCATAAAAATGATATCATCACCACACATCATTCAAACTGAAAAACACGCGACTCCGACACCACCTTTTGTACAGAAACTAATATAGATAAGCAATCGACTATATACAAAATCTAAAAAGAAGTGTAGATGAAAAGGATGAACAAACCCTTAAGCATTAAATGTAACAATCTATTCCATTCACTTAGATTCAAATGATATAGCTTAGTTGCAttagaataaaaaaaacaaagtgacAATAAATACTAACATGTCCATCTTCTATTGGACTTTGTGATTTTTCTTGTTTCTTCAATCCAATGAGCGCTAGTCAATTCAACCTTACCAGCTTCAACTTCAAGCTTCCAGCAATTTTCTCTAAAAAAATCAGATATAAATATTTCCAGCAATGAggattataatatataatatatacttGAAAATTAATTTGTGAAGTTGTATATACCTTGTCAGTAGTGCAAGGCTTTTAATTTATTTGGTGATTTGCCTTCCTTCCAACATTTTCAAACCTTTGTCTGCAACATAGCAAACGGAATGAAAAATCTGTAAGCCAAATTGGACCCCcttgttcaatttttttattttctaacaaAAGAATGAACATGTTAGATATGACTACCAAGTCTATATTTATTTTCTAATAAAAGAATCAACATGTTAGATATGTGTACAAAAAATATATTAATACATTACAACCAAAAACCTTGAAATAAATGAACACCTCATTATCTTGTTGTTGGCCtaagactgtggggtatggggcgggggttggggcgtggattggctgaaaacgcccaagccaccaccccgggtgggcttgggtttgggcgtggcccaaGGGACGGGAGTTTAAaaccgggcgtggggcgggctagcgaTCCTATGTGGCCGGCTCCTATTCGCTTGTTGGCTAGGTCATAGCGGTGGGCGTTTAAATTTCAAATTATAACCGTTTGGTCAAGCCAAGAGGTTCACCCACCCAACATCGCTATATATATTAACCCCAACCCCACCGGCTGTCCGCTACCCCAACCCAAACACACTTGATCGAACCCGCTACCCCAACCCAAACACACTTGATCGATGGCCTCTTGGACACACGAAAAAGAGCTAGCTCTTGTCACGAGCGTCGTTGACGCAATAAAGGGCCGACAACCCGGTGAAACGCGTTACTGGCCGGAAGCTTTTGCTAGCTACCGGCATAACGTGGGAAACGACCGGCACAActtaaacgcgtgccaacataccccacggacacgtcactcaccggtgtattttttgtattttttttaataaactgccaAGCCACGCGGGCTAGCGACGCCCCGCCATACCCAacggacacgtcactcaccggtgggggggggagggggggggggctcgaactccacgtgtcaactaATGCCCCCAACACCCGCCCcacataccccacggtctaagcCTTGTCAGTTGTTAAAAGAACTGTACACAGTACCCTCGAACAAAATATATATCCTATAAAGCAATTGGATCCTGCTGTGTTGAATTTTAACATTAAGCATGGCAGATGATGCTACTCTTGTGAAGAATCAAGTCAACCATATTCCATATAAATCTAGAAacataaataaagattttaaATAGAAGttaaaaaatcatcaaaataaggCATATACCATACCATTATTAACACAATACATTCAATTCTGTgaataaaacaacaaaaattaTGGTTGGAAATTAGGGTTCATACATATATGTGCAGGAAAAGAGGAATTAAATTCTCACAGCCACCAAAACCATAAAAAGTGAACAGTCACTAACCTAGGTGAAAGTAATCTTGTTCAAAATTTCACTGTTCCGCTGCTGCCGGTCATTGTTGCCCCTATACAACAGTAAACACTTGACAAACCGCTGGCAGTTGGAAGTTAGAGATCGACTAAGGAAGGTATCACTATAAGATGAAACCGAAAACAGTTTGATCTTACCTTATTAGAACCCGTTTTTGTTATCCAGAGAGAGCAAGAGAAGTGAGGCTCTGTCACCGTCGTTCCCTTTTCCGGCCAATAAGCTCGCCGCCGTCTATCGTCCTGCCATAACCATCACCGATGCACGATCGGACAATCGAGATCACTGCCATGATCTAAGTCTTAGATTGGTACCACTCACGCGCCGGAGTACTCACCGGATATTCGCCGGATGCCCTTCATTCTCTCGtcggctctctctctctctgcctgCCAACGCTCTCTTTGTTACTGAGGTGTGGATGTGTGTTGGGGACTTGAGTTGTTATCAAGTGTCCAAAAGAAAAAAGCAAAAACTAATGTGGTAAAAGGGAAAATCGGAAAAGTATCCTGACGCATTCATGCTATGTaaattgatatatataataataataataagtcgAAAGTggatttattttatatttataaatagataaatataaacccattaaaaattttatataatattatataatactACAAAAACTAACTTGGGGTACCACTTACTTATGTAACCATCATGTCCACACAAAAACCATATTTACACACCGTTTCGGaataaaattatattatataatacgaTATCCAAACCGACACGCTCACACACATACAAAAAGCATTCATAAACCGACGCGGCCATTCAAATTAAATTACCTTTATATATTAGAAAACCAACAAAACCAACATTTCTTTACAAAATTTACGGCTCCCCACATTCAACccaatttaatattttattttcatCTTCCACTTTCTCCAATACTTTCAAAATATATCATCGACCCCATTCGTAACAGGCATCCATAGTTTCACCAATTCTGTGATAGAATTTTCACCAAGAAGCCAATTAGAGTAAGCATACGTATTTTATGAATCTTCACTAATGTAGACATGAATTTTAAGTATTCATACAACATAATGGAGGCCATTTTCAAGTAAGTATGCATATATAGACTTGCATTTCTTTACGAATATTCACTAATATGTTGTTTAATCTTTATCTTCCAATATGTTAATGTACCGATTTCCTTAATCATCTGATATGTTTGGTATAATTCCGTTATTTCCAGTTCCATTTGGCGAACGATTTTGCCTTTCTTACATCCGTTCCTAGCCGGTTAACGTTCACGTTCGTGAAGCATGTGTGATGCGTTTATTCATTCAAATTTTTAATGAATTCCCTGTATGTTACATGTTTCATTTTTTGCATGAGTAACAACAATCGTCTTCCTGTTCCTGTAATCCACTTTGCAATATTTCCTCGATTGAAGTTATTAAAATATATAGCATTATTCAAATGATCAGAAAGTgcatatttatttaaatatatattttttttcatgatattatgtatttatttttaatatttggttTATGGTTATGTTTTTTGTGGTTTAGTGGTTCTTTGTGAAGTTCTGTTGTTAAGAAGGACGAGACCAGAAGGGTTGCGAAGCCCAACCCTTAACCGAAGAAGATGTAATGTAAAGGCACTCTGTTttagtttctttgttattttggtttttaatttttttaatgacaattctgtttttttttttaacttggaAATAATTTATCATCAAATTTTTTGGATTTAATAGCCATACATTATTGGTAGAAATTGTCGCCATTGTTTCTGGATCATCTGGCAATGCGTTTTTGAACGCGTCGAAGATTTGACAGTTACTAACAAGTATGAACCGTCGTGATTTTCATTACCTTCTCCAAGAAAAACAAAACTTTGATTGTAGCGTTGAATTTTCAAACCATTCTAACCGGCAAGTGAAGTATGGGCGCCTAACTGTCGCATTTATAAATGAAACGATATCTCCATATAGAAATCACACATATGGCGGAGATTGGTGATTAGTTGAGGAAGATTGTGGCGCCACTTTGACCAATCGATACATCACATACTACAAGAATGTCGCAACAATTTCAGTACACAGGCGACAGACGTCTGCTTTTTGTTATGACACGTCCGCATCGATGTTGGCGAGTACACGTGCAGCAAACACGTCATTTGTCCTCACGGCAGTATGTAACGCCGTTTCTCTCTTCGGAATGGCATGGCGGTTGAGTACGGAGGCGTTTTAATAGGAAAGTTTCATTTGTTTTAACGAATCTGATTCCAAATGGATGCTCTTCGGATCGGCTAACTGTGGTAAAGTGGCAAAGATGTGTGAGAGAGTTGTGTGATCACCTACCACAATGACGTAGTGAACGGGACTGTACCGGAAATCAAGCTTTTCGGATGAGGGTTATTCCGGTCCGATACCTTGACCTGGACCGACCGAATCTTTGGTTCCCGATCCGGTTCTGAAAACACTGCTTCATTCCTTTGATTAAATTGGTTCATCTGAATTTGTTGTGTATTCATTAATCTGCCAATTACTGTACCAATTTCTTTAATCATGATTCATTTAATATATTTTGTATAATGTATTTACGTGTTGAATGGATGATTAAAAATTGTGTATTTTTAATAGTGATTAGGTTCACGTACAGTATTTTGGTTCCTCAATTGGTCTGCCCTGAATTGTGATTCAGTCTCCCCAATGTACAAGTTTTCTTGCTTGAATCTCTTATCTTTAGCATAGCTATTACTAATAATTTATGAGATCAATATTTTAAAAACTATGATATTTTGTATGGTAAGGTGCATAATAACAAAGGAGAACAGTAAGTACTTTTTAGATTGTTAACTATGAATTCGCATCTAATGACTTTCATATTATTATTCGTTTAAAAGATGGTCAATTGGTCATCCTCAACAAATAAGCAACTTATATCCTTTACACCTGATGTTGTAATACCCTGTATTTTGTTTATAATAAATTCAACTCCAACTTACACTAGAGACTAATTGGTTTCAGTTTACAAAATAAGAAATTATAATCAActtcccgccgcaacgcgcgggtatGTCCACTCGTTATATTATAtattgtatatgtatatatagcaATTCTTAAAAGCCAAATCACTATAGCGAAgtgaaatgttttttttttctttctttttttgttttgtttttttaagtaTGTGTTGATATAGATCCAACTTGGTTTACGTTTTTACGTAAATGGTCTACGTTTTGTTATAAATTTTTTACGAAAACAAGTCGGgtaaaatataatacgttttcactaGGCGATATGTAAGttcgagttactttacgtttcaaTGCTGTCGTAACGCACGGTATCATTTTTTAACTTAAAAACACTATTTTCCTACGtgcttttttttaaatatgtttcaGTATAAATCtaagttggtttacgttttgacgtaaTTTTTTCTCGGCAATGAAtcaagtcaaatataatacgttttcatgtttattttatgtatgtttttagttggtctacgttttgacataaactttgtttggaaacgagtcggATCAGATATTTGACGGTGCAAATTCGAGTTATTTTAAGTTTCGACTACGCCACAATGCGCGGCGGCTCAAAATTCTAGTTAAAAACTATCAATGAAAATGAGTTATAATTTAAATGAAAAAATAACACATCAGTTGGGTGTATCTAAAATAGATTCAGGGGTACACTATTTTATCAACCTtggatattattattattcagtCTGGCACAACATTTACATTGAGCAACACCAATTTTGGCAAGTTTATCAACATCTACCAGTCACATGATACCCACCAAACACAAAAGGCCTGGACTGGCTGCTTTCCTACTATGGAACAACATTTGATCCCACAAACATGTCCTTAATATATTCATGGAACATTGAACTTAAACAACAAAACccacaattaaaaaaaaacatattagcGAATTTTTTTAACCGTGAGAACCTGTTACCGCGCTGTAAATGTAACACTTATTTCAAAGAGACTTCAGATGTAGTGCATACCAGAGCCCTTTGCTGTAAATGTCTCAAACTCTGTTCCATGCTAACTTGCACCATATCCGCTAGCATCTGTTTAGCATTCCCGGATTGTTCTTCACCTTCAATCTGTGATATAATGTCGCACACAATGTTTTCGAGGGTGTCAGGCTCGAGTTCTGATCGCGGGTATGGTGATTCGCGTAACAACCGAAGCAAAGTGTGCGCTTTTGTTTGTGAGTTTGGGGTGCCTTGAACCGTAAGCTCTAAGAGCCCGGGAATGACACCTTCTTTAAGTATCGGTTCTCTATACCTACACCGGTCACTCTGGCACATAGTTAAAAGCGCACCCACTGCGTGCTCACGGTTTTGTGGGGACCCACGTTCGAGAACCTCCACAACCGCAAGCACACCACCTTCTTCTGAGGTTAAAGAAACTCTTCCTTCTTCAAAACCGATTAAAGATTCAAGAAGACCGGTGCATCTTTCCGAAACCTTTGAGGATTTTTTGGAGCTTTTAAGGATGTTTACAAGGTAAGGAACAGGTTGTGATTGAAGTATGAGGTTGAGATTGTGTTTTTCAGATGAGAGATTAAACAGAGCCATGACTGCATCCACCTTGGCTTGTGGGGTCCCCTGATGAAGAACCTCAACAAGAAAAGGAATAGCACCTGATGCACCAATGGCTGACCTTGTTACAGGTGATGCAGATAGTGTGGCTAATGATGCTGTTGCATGTTCTTGCATATTAATATTCCCCATATGTAAAAAAGTGACAATTGATTCCAATGCACCAGCATCCACAATACTAATCTTGTTtctgtacaaaaaaaaaaaaaaaaaaaaaaaaaaaaatcattggaTGAGATGATTAGCTTCTTGCAGAAGATGAAacaaaaagggaaaaagaaaagaaaagaaaagaaagagtgacAAGTGAGTAAAAGAATAATTACAGTCATCCCATAAACATTatccacagatcataaaagcaTCAGATTCTATGCCCAATTAAAAAGCATTCACTGTAATTCAAGCTTATCTTTCTGGTTAGATATTAAATACTATGGTTAGTAGTTAAATGTCACACATGTTGAAACATGCACATGGTGttgtacaaataaataaatacaatatTCAAAGTTAGCAAGTTTTTTAAATGTGACCCGTTCGCGTTTTGAGTCGTTTCTAATTTTAGACAACAGCAAACTAAAATCACGAACAAAATTTATTGTTTGTTAGGTTTTCCGTCATCACAAaccgaaaaagaaaaaaaaaatatttttaatcaaTCTCTCTGTTTTTCAGTAAATATTCCTTTAGGAGCCTCTACCTTGGTGTTCTTTCAGTTTGGTTGGTTATAGTAGACAATCATATACCTTTCAAGATTTCTTCAACGGTACATTACTAAATCCTAAACACCAGAAAGTGACACAAACCAGCCTTACATAAAATAAAACAACCACCACAATTAACTTCAAACCAAATCAACCAACCAAAGAAGCAAGATCCATATTTATCATTGGTGATCTAAAACATGAACAGTAACTGAAGCAGATAACACCTACCACATTCCTTCCTTTTTAAATTAAATCAACCAAAAtaacaatattttttttgaacagcaACGTGCCAACCACCGTGATACTGGTCGTTGTGGCCAAGGTTGACTACTTGACCGCCGCCAGCCCCTGGGCTCTCCCAGATgccggaaacccgacctccacccgcccgaaggcaagacaatggaataatcggtaaaacctcgcctcccatccaagacgaaccggcgccacccgtattcgccacctggatgccgcagaaaatagtggggagagtgggagtcgaacctgggtcacaaggAACACTAAGTCTTTTCCCGACCACTCCACCGTTAATTCATTGGCACCGACCGAAATAACAATATTAACATCCAGATTAGACTTAACAGTTAATCCAGATCTATCCATCAACTTTTTATCAATAAACCAATCAGAACAGTGACATGAAAAAGAAGAACACTTTAACTTAAATTATTGCTCTCTACTTTTTCTTCAAACTGATGAATTCTATGCATAGAAAAGGACGTCGTCCACACTCCAAAACACAAACAATAGTAATAATGGTTAACTACTTACGTTTCATCTTGAACAGCAAGATTAACGAGAGCGAGAAGAGCGGCGGCGTTGGATTCAACGGAAGGATAGCGGAGCATGGAGACGAGCGGTGGTATGGCGTCGGAGAAGTGGCGGCGGAAGCGGTGGGATGTTTTGGTGAGGCGTCGGATCTCTTTGGCAGCTTGGATTTTGGAAGAAGGATCTTGGTTGTGGGTTTGAAGGGTGCGGGTGATGACCGAAGTGTGATCTCCGGTGATGGCGGCGGAGGTGGTGGTGTGTGAGTCCATGGCGGAGGTGGTGAGAATGAgagggagggagggagggagTGATCAATGAAGGGGTGGGTTATAAAACGGGTGTGTAAGTGTAAGGTGGAGAGAGGTAACGTGATATGTGGTGCCTTGGCGTTAAGGAACACTTATTTTTTTGACGGcaattttccttttctttttgtGGAAAAATAGTGGGTTACGTTCGgcttttttggggggggggggggggggggggtttaacgAAAGTGTGTCGTATTTGATTTGACATATTTCGAAGAAAATTTATGCTAAAGCGTAAATTAACTTGAATTAACAGCGACACGTGTATAAAAATTTATTTCGAAATACTGTCACAAACGACGAAaatggtgcttcaattcgggtgtttaaactttctattaataaaaaatcaaatcgtttggagcaccgtttcaaGGTAAGtttacataaatcgactcgtatccttgttctgatcaaaatcccta is from Helianthus annuus cultivar XRQ/B chromosome 9, HanXRQr2.0-SUNRISE, whole genome shotgun sequence and encodes:
- the LOC110878955 gene encoding U-box domain-containing protein 4; amino-acid sequence: MDSHTTTSAAITGDHTSVITRTLQTHNQDPSSKIQAAKEIRRLTKTSHRFRRHFSDAIPPLVSMLRYPSVESNAAALLALVNLAVQDETNKISIVDAGALESIVTFLHMGNINMQEHATASLATLSASPVTRSAIGASGAIPFLVEVLHQGTPQAKVDAVMALFNLSSEKHNLNLILQSQPVPYLVNILKSSKKSSKVSERCTGLLESLIGFEEGRVSLTSEEGGVLAVVEVLERGSPQNREHAVGALLTMCQSDRCRYREPILKEGVIPGLLELTVQGTPNSQTKAHTLLRLLRESPYPRSELEPDTLENIVCDIISQIEGEEQSGNAKQMLADMVQVSMEQSLRHLQQRALVCTTSEVSLK